The Gossypium hirsutum isolate 1008001.06 chromosome D06, Gossypium_hirsutum_v2.1, whole genome shotgun sequence genome contains the following window.
ttttctgatagtatttgattttttgaaaaaatatatcgTCATATAACCAACACACATTTGATTGTGTCGGAGCCATTTCAATATTAAACATGTGGCCGGCACTCGCGACTAAAGTGTCTATGCTTCATAAACTACCTGCCTTTGTCATTGTTTGGCATTTCTTCCTTAGTTGGAAAAAATATCAACTTTCGGAGGACCAGAATGTCTCCTAGTATTAACTGGATTTCTATTAATGCTCGGTGGTCGAGACCGGTCCTTTGATGACGAACGTGCCGGTATTTTATTATTAGGTGGTGAGTTTGCAAAGACCTCATCGTCTCTCTCCAATGATAAGCCTCCGATGCTATGCCTCTTGTAACAATCAGGCAACTGAATTCGTGTCGGACTGGGGCTTTCCAATCCCTTCTTGCTAGAAATAGAATGCGTTTTAGACGGTGGAGTCGAAGAGGACCTACGGTTCGGAGGTCGAATCGGTTTTGCCGGTGTTGAAGATTGTTTATTGTGATCATTGTTAACATCACTTTGAGACTTAGCTTTGGTTATCTCAGCACCAACACTCTTACTTGGGCCATGATCATTGTTATCCGGTGCATTTTGAATCTCCCATGGTCGAGTTGACATCCATCGCTCTAACCAACTCCAGCTCCATTTAGGATTAAATGGATCCATAGATGTGTGATTCATCGATCTACAAGTGACCTTCCAGGATCGCTGTGTTaacaaaatagaattaaatctaattaaataaaaaatgaaaagatcCTATATTTGTATACCAATCGAAaggaaaaaaaacccaaaaaaacctGATGAGTAAATGAGTAAGCTAAAGCTCTCTCCCTTCGCATGGCTGCTACTTGTCTATATTGTTGTTTTGCTTGCATTTGCTCTTTAGACTTAGTACTTACATTCCAATCTTCTCCCATCTATCAAAATAATCGTTAAATCGAAAACTGAACCCAACCAAAAATATTCAACTACGATTCAAAATGGAAATTCACTTACGTAAGATTTGGAATTTTGCAACTGTTTTTCGTATTTAGTTTGAAGATGCTTTTGAAGTGCTCGGTTTTGTTCAGACACTCTGAGTTGCCTTGTTCGAGTTTGGGACTGCACTCGAGCAAGTGTCCGCATGCATCGTAACGTAATAGTGGCTTGTCGTTTCACGGATTGCCCTTGTATCAATGATTTCAACCTCTCTAACCCTCTCAAATCTCGCAATGCCTTCCTCGcctaacaacacaaacacaaataaccacaaaacatgatattaagttttaaggtctaattaaaattttttaaatttataagatTTTTTAAAAGCTTTATAATGtaagtttttcaaatttttaagagGGTTGATTCCGTTTTAGGGTGGTTGATGCTTCTaagtacatattttttatatatgcattAACAATTCTGGTTGACTCAACTCAAGCTAAGTATAGAGGAAAGATAAGTAAATTCCGAGTCACAACTTAACTTAACCTATGAATAAGTCTATAATTTATCTTAAAtgtcaaaaattacttaatataAGAAATTTCAAATTAAAGAAATGGGGGAAGAAATTTGATACCAGGTATCCTCGAAACACAGTTTGAATCTTAACAGTAGCTATTTCCTCCATTGATTTTCCCAAGTAGTGTGGCGACAAAGTAAGGCGAACCAACGCGCCGGTCACCATGGTGGTGGCCGGAGCGAACCAGTTGTCACGTTTGCTTCCTTTGATCTTCTCAGGTAATTTAACCCCATTTTTCTTGGATTTTTGAATCTTctggtgaaataaaaaaaatacaaaaaattaaataaaaaacaattagattatgaaataaaataattgaaaatgaaaCCTCTTCTTTGTTGGGTTCAAGGCTTAGAACTTTCTTCACAGCAGTAAACCAGCTTCCTTTTTTGCCCATTCCTCAATAAATTCTCCTTCAAAACCAAAAACAACCAATGGAATTaacatttcaaatcatatttagaggttaaaaaatttataacataaaataaataaaactcttaaattGCATTGAAAATAATTATTCGAATAAATTCcaatccaaatttttttatttaatttataaatttttttaattttttataaaataaaataaaatatttttaaaatactgtatcaaaagattttttttttaaataattaaatcccCTCTAAATTGAAAACCAAATGTTagcataatttcttttatattaaaaaaatcgcAAACAAATAttgtaaataatattaaaaaaaatattaacaaatgaaaaaaaattgcaaaattaaaattaaattattattaaaccaaGAAATGAAGAAGTACCCAGATTCCAAAAACAAAAGATCAATGAAAACaaacaatcaaaattaaaaaaataataatacaaaaatgaATAAACTTGTGCAAAAAGAAGAACAAAACCTGTGCTTGGGAAAAGTCGTAGATGTCAATTAAAAGATTGGGACATTCCCTGTCTCTTCCTATTCTATATTGGAACAAAttgcaaaaaggaaaaaaagaaaaggtggTGGGAGAAAAAATATCAAATggcatttttagtatttttattgtGGGACACTGATTTTTCCTTTTTACtttgtcaaaaaaatatttttttaaaatgtcccCATTTTTtcatatttggattttttttgccTTTTATAAAATGGTTTTGACTAATTTGATGTTACAtagatttacaaaaacaaaaaaaaaattataaagtataaaatcagATTGGTCTAATTATACCTTTAGTCCTTATACTCTTAAGACTAATATCCAGAGTGAAACTACAATTGTTCCAAAGAGGTCCTACATGTTCTCAGAGATTGCGCTGCTGCTAGAAGTGTTTGGGACAAAATCATTCCATATAGAGCACACTCTAGCTTCTACATTGGATCTCTTTAGGAATGGTTAAGGGGAACTTTCAGATTCATCAGCCTCTTTCTTTGGTTGGGATTGATTGGTCGTGTCTTTTTGGGATCATCTCTTGACGTATTTGGAAGAACCGTAACTTGTTTACCTTTCAAGGTATTTCATGGAGCACTGATGAAGTTCTTAAAGTTTCTTTTAGTTGGGCAAGACAATATACTTCCGCTTTCAAGTCATCGGCACATAGAAATTCAAAGATCGTTGGATAGTGTGCTTGAATACGGATGGTTTAGTGAGGTTGGATGAAGGATTCGCTAAAGTAAGAGGCTTAGTAAGTGACCAAAATGGTATAAGTTGTTTATAGGATTGGAAATCATACTCTtgttgatgagtatattttcttttttcatgttttttatttGTAGAAGATGATTCTTCTAAAGAAGTATCTTCTTCCTCAGATAAGGttaatattatattactattttcataatataaaggTCCTAAATCTATTGTGACAAATATTTTGACCTGAAAATATAAACTCtcctaagaaaataaaattcaacactaacaatttaatttaattcatagtTGAATTGAAAAACAAGAAACTAAAACTCTTAAAGCTAATTAAAAATTGGTTTTACAAATCCTATATAATTGAATCTCTAATTAAACACCTTAATTAGGTTGTTTATGAGCATTACCAAGGAGCAGCATCCACTAGTGTTCGACACTACTCAATTCATAAACATGTCACATATATGGAGTTGGCaaattttggtaataaaatcCTTAGGTTTTAATCTTTGTTGCTAATTTGGACGTGTGCAAGCCCATCTTTGATATCCAAATCGTTTATAGTAACATATCCTAAAGATTGGTTTGAATCAAATTAAGGAAATCGACTTCGTTCTATGAAAAGATTGGATCAGATCGGGTAAACTTGGAAGCATATCTTGAAGATTCAAGAGTTATCTAGGACTCAAAGATATTATATATGTTGATTATCTTGTTGCTTTATTGGGATGATTGATTGTAATTCGGATGGTATATTAGCAAGTCttgatttttataaattgaggAGACTACTGGTATAGATAATGTACGAATTTTGAAAATACTTATTCCTATTCATTGAGTGGTATTTCTTTAGAGTGTTTTGAGTGTAAAATCAAGTGTGGTATTTGGTTTTTATCCTAAGTTTTCAAGGAGGAAACTTAGAGGAGGGTGTGAGCGTTAGAGATTGTAATCACTTGTTGTACGAGTTACTAAGATAGTGGATTATTTCTCTGGGCAAGGTCCTGCAAACATTGAAAAACTAAATTGCGTAACATATCGTATGTTCATTGTTTTTCTTCCTTATTTATTTCCAGTGCTTGAAGCAGTTGACACTTCTCTTAGCACTACTCCTAGCATTGCTCAATTTTATTTGGCAATATTTAATATCTTAAAGAAACTTTTACTTAACATAAAACTCTGAAACTTAACCCTAAAGAATAGCAATTGATGGCTAAAAAGACTTTCAAAGTCTCTAACTcgaaaaaaaatttcatattaacttgtataaaaatttatatttcgcagtcttcactaaaacagtTAAAACTTGAACTCTCGAACTTAAATtgatacatttaaaaatatattacgaAGTTAAGAAATATAACTTTGATCCATAAGAAAACAACTCGACCTAAAAATATTCATATTGCTCGTAAAATTATAATATCTCCTTTAGCAATTATTTGCTAGATGCGATTTTGCACAAGTAGTATGCTTTGGCACCCGTTGTCTGTTAGAGTTGACCATTTCCATCTAGACAGCTTGGTGCTGAAGTAGGAGGAGATGCCCAACTTTGGCTtatttcattgatgatatatctCTTTTATGAATATCTACTTTTCGATTGCTAAGAAGACATGTAAAGCACTTAAAAGTATGATTAGGAATAACAATGTggactatttttttttgttctttttttttaaataattatttttataatagtagTAGCTTGCATGATGCATGTGGAGAAGCATAACATGCACACGCGACTTCTTTTTACAAGGATTATAGAATTGGAATTTCGGTTGTTAAAATTTCGGTTAAAATCGAACTAATCAATTGAACtgatttaattcggttaattggtcggaggtcggttaataattttttttaaagtttgattatcaattaatttgatttaaaatcgagtaattaaccgaacttaataattaataatacaaattatatatagttttaattctgtcaaataaatattatcatttttatatgttttatacttgttttaataaatatatatttcggTTAATCGAATTATAAATACTCAAGAAActaaaaagattatttttcatTTGGGGAATCATGGCCCTTGTCTACCCCTTCTCGCTTCGCCCCAAACTTATAGTATCGAAATAGAGAAATGTTGTAAATACTGAAATTCAAACCCTAAAATCCTTAAATGTCATCTCTTAAAAAACATTTACTTAAActaacaaataattaaattaaactataggtttttaatggattttgtttttttataaaagaaaactgcaaaaaattgttaatatattcaaattctaaatttattaGATCACAAGAGTGTTTGCATAAAGCAGTTGAGGTACATCATTCAACAGTGCTGCAAACTATTAAAGAAATGATTCAACGTCCTTTGAGAATTAGGGTGATACATATATTTAGAGAGGATAACCAATTTGCTGATGGTTTGACAGTAATAGCATTCACAATACCTCTGGGCATGTGTAGATATATGTAACTCTAGATAAAATTCTTCAAAAATTACATGACGATTGTTACGGAATAACTTGACTTCGTCTAGTCTAGTTATGATTTTACATATTCCAAAAGAAAATAGGTTTCCAACCAACCCTTTTTATTCATATagaaataagaattttttttaatgacaCTTGGCAAAGATTTGTCATACACTTAGAATAATTAGAATAAGGACAAAATTTTCATACCAATTTGTCAAAGGGGAATGGCAGCCTGGCAGGGCGCCGGCTCCCCtaatttctttaaactttttcttggAAAATTTCTGTTTTAGTCCCCCTACGATCTACATTTTAGTCTTGtttataaatatcattatttaaattttgttaaagttATGCTTTGGTCCtacttgaatttttattttgattttattttataatttttttaatttaatatgataaatttaGCTAATCTCAATTACCTTTACATTGATTATtcataaaaggaaaacaaattaaaaaatgtaaatcaTTACAATATGTAATTCAAACTTTACATTTTGCTTTTGtccatttatgtaattttatgtttttcttcTGTAATATGAATTGAACGTAGTGAAGACCagattaaaatgataattttttaatttagttcttttataatttataaaattttaagtttataatagtaaaattacaatttagcctcaaaaatgataaaaatttgagttaaccttttaaaaagtataaagatataggctattaaaatgataaaattgtatttttactatcgtaaaaatatacaatttaataattCCGACCTCCCaaaatttaagatatttttaggTCTTTTGCAATAATTAAATAAGATGTAGTGTAATACTATAAATCCTATCGCACGTGTATGCATGTGCAAACCGTAGATTTAGAACATAAATacgtgtttaaaaataacatacaataaataatgaaacgtgTATATATACAATTAAAGGAGGCAATAAAgtgtacataataaaattaaaatgtataaaaatattaaaataaaattttagttgagcAGTAAATTAAAAGTTTTGCTAATCCAATTGGCACATGTTCATATCCCTTAATATGCACATTTGActggttttttaaaaataaaattactaaattatcctcaaataatataatttattttaaatataaagggacactaaaataatttctctaattgAATTGAGACTTAATTGTTGCGTCACCACCTcactaaaaaattttataaataaatgatgATTCAAAAATTGAACTGAATTCCATGGAATTATGACcaacttttttttctaatttaagaagtaaaaaattagtaaatttagcaatttcatatgaatattttcctttatatttatttatttatttttaaatatttactctTTCACTACAAAAATTTAAACTATGATCGTGATTGTAAAAGTAACAAATTATcgtaaaaaatcaaaaattggtaTAACATTGTATTGCATatgttaattaaatatttatttccaCCCTAAAACCTTAAGCAACCTCCACAAACCCTTGCCGGTTCTTCTTTCTGATCGGCGGCCGCAGTCAAGGCTGCTGACCGGTGATTGAACCTTCATTGACTTATATTTTCTACTCTGTCTCATCTTCATATCCTTAAGTTCAATCTCCATTGGGAACCTTCCAACTCCAAATGCAAATAAATACCACCTAGATTTAACTGGGGTTGCCAACATTGATTCTTTTTTCAACGAAAAATTGAACTTTTCATCGTTGGATCTCTCATTTTCAACCCCAAATTTGTTCTTCGAAACTGATGCCGGCATTGAACATGACTTGTTGAAAAAACCCTTCCTGATCCGTGATTCCTTTGTTGATTTTGATGAAGGAAAAGTCCTCGACTTGTTGAATGGACGCCGTGATGAAATTTTCCAAGGAAACAAACAGCCGAAATCCTTCTTCTTCTCGTTGTTTTCTTGCTTGATTTTGCATTTCAGCCTCTGGGATTTGTTGCCTACGTTGGGTTGGTCTTCTCTGTACGACATAACTTTCCCACAAAAGATTACGTTGTTGCTATTTTCCGGGAAAATCGTAGCAGGAGCGGGAAAATCATCACTGAAGAACTCGAACAAATCACCATTATTATTGCTTTGCTGATTCCTCAAATATTCATCATCGTTCCAGAACTGATTCGAATGATCATCACCGTTCATTGCAAGATCACAAAGAGAAAGTGTTTCCTCTTCATTAGATTCATATCCAAAATCCTGCCATGAATCTTTGATTTGTTGCATGATTCACCCACCTATTGAAAatcaaagaatcaaagaaactataatataatgaaaaaggaagatgaaattgaaaaaactttgatttgatgtaagaataaatttcacatatatatacacattctaAAAATATAGACACTAAGATGGCTTTCTagaggaataaaaataaaaaagttataagatattttatatatatctattatatacatatatatatatatagatacgaCTTCTAGAAGGTGGCTTTTCTagatgaaattctttttcttttagtaaaaataatatattaaattcaaAAGCAGTTACTTTTGTttatctcatatatattctaattacttatatttgaaatgttatattttagtcacttatgttattattttgttacgaagcaATCACTCTGCCGTTAAgttccgttacctccctaacagcAATCCTACTTAGATGTCCAACTAGGATGATAATAGTTTTTTCAgtcaaaatggaaaagaaaaatgagataaATAGTTTTTCTTTTCCAGTTCAaggtgtaattaatttaaaatttttaattaattaaatttatttaattaaaaaacctaTTCTCGTTCcagttgacatttaaaacccatttgaacTGCCTCGTAAGATTACTATTAGGGAGGTAATGAAACTGAACGGCAAaatgaccacttcgtaacaaatcgataacgtaagtgactaaaatctaatataaagtaaacaaaagtgattatttttatagtttacccatataataataataaaatctctCCAATATTATTATactcaaattaataataaattatgattaagAAGGGTCTAAATAGGTCAGCTATTGTTGAGACCAATGAGTGGAGCTAGCATATAACATTAAGAATTTGGAAagaatacttctttttttcctgtgtgaaaatgtgaaattattgcGGTGGAAATTAATTAACCATAACtttttgaattgtataaatttaacataaaattctcttaattgaataaattaattgcaACATTTTAGTAAAAGAAAGTTGAAAATGTGGAAATTAATTATGCCCTAAACCTTATAATCAACCCAAAATAGGAAGTCTTTATATTTTGGAGTAAAAAACTCAAATTTTGTGGCATTAATATTCTCCATTCAAACCAAAAGGACCCAAAATTACTGGGAGATACTTGGAAAATAAA
Protein-coding sequences here:
- the LOC107892875 gene encoding protein IQ-DOMAIN 1, producing the protein MGKKGSWFTAVKKVLSLEPNKEEKIQKSKKNGVKLPEKIKGSKRDNWFAPATTMVTGALVRLTLSPHYLGKSMEEIATVKIQTVFRGYLARKALRDLRGLERLKSLIQGQSVKRQATITLRCMRTLARVQSQTRTRQLRVSEQNRALQKHLQTKYEKQLQNSKSYMGEDWNVSTKSKEQMQAKQQYRQVAAMRRERALAYSFTHQRSWKVTCRSMNHTSMDPFNPKWSWSWLERWMSTRPWEIQNAPDNNDHGPSKSVGAEITKAKSQSDVNNDHNKQSSTPAKPIRPPNRRSSSTPPSKTHSISSKKGLESPSPTRIQLPDCYKRHSIGGLSLERDDEVFANSPPNNKIPARSSSKDRSRPPSINRNPVNTRRHSGPPKVDIFSN